The Campylobacter concisus genome has a window encoding:
- a CDS encoding LysE/ArgO family amino acid transporter, whose amino-acid sequence MSAFWSGFFTSLSLILAIGAQNAFVLKQGIKKEHVFAVCLICAFSDALLIFAGVFGFAKVLQKFELFKQVAIYGGFIFLFVYSLKSLYSAFKNPKSLLPSVQYESKFSKIVLLTLAFTWLNPHVYLDTMLLMGSISTKFGDENIIFGIGASLASLFFFFSLGYGARVLAPVFAKEISWKILEIFVGIIMLIIAFSLLFTKV is encoded by the coding sequence ATGTCTGCATTTTGGAGTGGATTTTTTACAAGTTTATCTTTAATATTGGCTATCGGCGCGCAAAATGCATTTGTTTTGAAGCAGGGTATAAAGAAGGAACATGTTTTCGCAGTTTGCTTAATATGCGCATTTAGTGATGCCTTGCTTATATTTGCTGGAGTTTTTGGTTTTGCAAAAGTGCTACAAAAATTTGAGCTTTTTAAACAGGTTGCCATATATGGTGGCTTTATCTTTTTATTTGTCTATAGTCTAAAGAGTTTGTATAGTGCATTTAAAAATCCCAAAAGCCTTCTTCCTAGTGTGCAATACGAGTCAAAATTTAGCAAAATAGTGCTTTTGACGCTTGCTTTTACTTGGCTAAATCCTCACGTCTATCTTGATACGATGCTTTTAATGGGATCTATTTCAACAAAATTTGGAGATGAAAATATAATTTTTGGCATCGGCGCTAGTCTTGCATCGCTATTTTTCTTCTTTTCTTTAGGATATGGAGCAAGAGTTCTCGCTCCAGTTTTTGCAAAAGAAATTTCATGGAAAATTTTAGAAATTTTTGTTGGGATTATTATGCTTATAATCGCTTTTAGTTTACTTTTTACTAAAGTATAG
- a CDS encoding pyridoxal-phosphate dependent enzyme, with amino-acid sequence MPKFICSKCGKSTDFETPIFACECGGLYDLEFKAAKFDLNLIDQCEFSLFRYREFFPIKNELWRDISLGEGLTKSVKFDDSLYLKMDYAMPTLSFKDRGAVMLIWFCKTHGIKKILQDSSGNAGNSVAAYAARAGIECEIYVPKGTSEKKIKMLEYYGAKAVVFDGTRDETADACRKRAKDEGIFYANHVFNPLFYQGTKTYIYEIYEQLGFVPENLFLPVGNGTLLIGCEIALNELYEAGVIKKLPKIFIVQSEKCAPFLRATSEPLAIKPEPTLAEGIAIAKPARGAEILASRYAGEREVITIKEEDIEPARNFLASRGFYVEHTTAAIYAAYASYAKSHKIEGRSIISMCGAGLKSEH; translated from the coding sequence ATGCCTAAATTTATCTGCTCAAAGTGCGGCAAGAGCACAGATTTTGAGACGCCTATATTTGCGTGCGAGTGCGGTGGGCTATATGATCTGGAGTTTAAAGCGGCCAAATTTGATCTAAATTTGATCGATCAGTGCGAGTTTAGCCTCTTTAGATACCGCGAGTTTTTCCCTATCAAAAACGAGCTCTGGCGCGACATAAGCCTTGGCGAAGGGCTAACAAAGAGCGTGAAATTTGATGACTCGCTCTACCTCAAAATGGACTACGCGATGCCAACGCTCTCTTTTAAGGATAGAGGTGCTGTTATGCTTATTTGGTTTTGCAAAACTCATGGCATCAAAAAGATCTTGCAAGATAGCAGCGGAAACGCTGGAAACTCGGTCGCTGCATACGCTGCTAGAGCTGGCATAGAGTGTGAAATTTACGTCCCAAAAGGCACGAGCGAGAAAAAGATAAAGATGCTTGAGTACTACGGCGCAAAGGCGGTTGTCTTTGACGGCACACGCGATGAAACGGCAGATGCTTGCAGAAAAAGGGCAAAAGATGAGGGCATATTTTACGCAAACCACGTGTTTAACCCGCTTTTTTACCAAGGCACTAAAACATATATATATGAAATTTACGAGCAGCTTGGCTTTGTACCTGAAAATCTCTTTTTGCCAGTTGGCAACGGCACCTTGCTAATTGGCTGTGAGATAGCGCTAAATGAGCTATATGAGGCTGGAGTGATCAAAAAACTACCTAAAATTTTCATCGTTCAAAGTGAGAAGTGCGCGCCATTTTTAAGGGCAACAAGTGAGCCACTTGCGATCAAGCCAGAGCCAACTTTGGCTGAAGGCATAGCGATAGCAAAACCTGCTCGTGGCGCTGAGATATTAGCTAGCAGGTACGCAGGCGAGCGCGAGGTGATCACGATAAAAGAAGAGGATATTGAGCCAGCTAGAAATTTCCTAGCAAGCCGCGGCTTTTACGTCGAGCACACCACAGCAGCCATCTACGCGGCATACGCAAGCTACGCAAAATCACACAAGATAGAGGGCAGAAGCATCATCTCGATGTGCGGCGCTGGGCTAAAGAGCGAACACTAA
- the rho gene encoding transcription termination factor Rho, with the protein MENNNQTEQSAAQSAKTTKKHQASRTHVPVDGHKIEELRTLSLDELVQIANGVGVENPREFRRQDLIFEILKTQTKQGGFILFTGILEITNEGYGFLRAVDANLSDSSNDAYVSNSQIRKFALRVGDIITGQVREPKDQEKYYALLKIEAVNYMPLADAKERPLFDNLTPLFPTEKLNLEYDPMKLTGRVLDLFTPIGKGQRGLIVAPPRSGKTELMKELAHGIAKNHPEAQLMVLLVDERPEEVTDMQRCVKGEVFSSTFDLPALNHVRVAELVIEKAKRLVEMGKDVIILLDSITRLARAYNTVTPPSGKVLTGGVDANALHKPKRFFGAARNIEHGGSLTIIATALIDTGSRMDEVIFEEFKGTGNSEIVLDRNISDRRIYPAINVLKSGTRKEELLQKPDELQKIWAIRSAIATMDDVEALKFLYAKMLKTKDNKELLSILNE; encoded by the coding sequence ATGGAAAACAACAACCAAACCGAGCAAAGTGCTGCTCAAAGCGCAAAAACTACAAAAAAACATCAAGCATCAAGAACCCACGTACCAGTCGACGGACACAAGATCGAAGAGCTAAGAACGCTTAGCTTAGACGAACTAGTGCAGATCGCAAATGGCGTTGGCGTCGAAAATCCACGCGAATTTCGCAGGCAGGATTTGATATTTGAGATACTAAAAACCCAGACAAAACAAGGCGGCTTTATACTATTTACTGGAATTTTAGAGATCACAAACGAGGGCTACGGCTTTTTAAGGGCCGTTGATGCAAATTTAAGCGACAGCTCAAACGATGCTTATGTTTCAAACTCGCAGATCCGTAAATTTGCACTTCGTGTGGGCGACATCATCACTGGCCAAGTAAGAGAGCCAAAAGATCAAGAAAAATACTACGCCCTTTTAAAGATCGAAGCGGTAAATTATATGCCTCTAGCAGACGCAAAAGAGAGGCCACTCTTTGACAACCTAACCCCACTTTTCCCAACTGAAAAGCTAAATTTAGAGTATGACCCGATGAAGCTAACAGGCCGTGTGCTCGACCTTTTCACGCCTATTGGCAAGGGTCAGCGTGGCCTCATCGTCGCACCTCCAAGAAGTGGTAAAACTGAGCTTATGAAAGAGCTAGCTCACGGCATCGCTAAAAACCACCCAGAAGCCCAGCTCATGGTGCTTCTTGTAGATGAAAGACCAGAAGAAGTTACAGATATGCAGCGCTGCGTAAAAGGCGAGGTATTTAGCTCGACATTTGACCTGCCAGCGCTTAACCACGTACGCGTAGCAGAGCTAGTCATCGAAAAGGCAAAACGTCTAGTTGAAATGGGCAAAGACGTCATCATCTTGCTTGATAGCATAACCCGTCTAGCACGCGCCTACAACACAGTGACCCCGCCAAGCGGCAAGGTGCTAACAGGCGGCGTGGACGCAAACGCACTTCACAAACCAAAACGCTTCTTTGGTGCAGCTAGAAACATAGAGCACGGCGGCTCACTAACCATCATAGCAACAGCACTTATCGACACTGGCTCACGTATGGATGAAGTGATATTTGAAGAGTTTAAAGGAACTGGAAACAGCGAAATCGTGCTTGACCGCAACATCTCAGACCGCAGAATTTACCCAGCTATCAACGTGCTAAAATCTGGCACCAGAAAAGAAGAGCTACTTCAAAAACCTGACGAGCTTCAAAAAATTTGGGCTATCCGCTCTGCGATCGCGACAATGGACGATGTCGAAGCGCTTAAATTCTTATACGCAAAAATGCTAAAAACAAAAGACAATAAAGAGCTTCTCTCTATCCTAAACGAGTAA
- a CDS encoding RidA family protein yields the protein MKIYETEISKKKKAHYSLATEHNGILYISGQLSMNPETRQIPEGLKAQTRQALKNLDNVLKLANATRNDILMCRIYTPDIDFWDEIDDEYALFFGDHKPARVVVPTNKLHFGCLLEIEATAILDRKI from the coding sequence ATGAAAATTTATGAGACCGAAATTTCAAAAAAGAAAAAGGCTCACTACTCTTTAGCAACCGAGCACAACGGCATCCTCTACATCTCAGGACAGCTTAGTATGAACCCAGAGACCAGGCAAATTCCAGAGGGGCTAAAGGCGCAAACAAGGCAGGCTTTAAAAAACCTTGATAACGTGCTAAAACTGGCAAATGCGACAAGAAACGACATCTTGATGTGCCGCATCTATACGCCAGATATCGACTTTTGGGACGAGATAGACGACGAGTATGCGCTATTTTTTGGCGATCACAAGCCAGCTCGCGTCGTAGTGCCGACAAACAAACTTCACTTTGGCTGCCTGCTAGAGATCGAAGCTACAGCGATACTTGATAGAAAAATTTAA
- a CDS encoding DNA polymerase III subunit gamma/tau: MQALALKYRPKNFDELIGQEAVSKSLIHALDEGRISHAYLFSGLRGSGKTSSARIFSKALVCEKGPTSRPCEVCPQCVMANESRHMDIIEMDAASHRKIDDIRELIEQTKYAPAMARYKIFIIDEVHMLTKEAFNALLKTLEEPPSYVKFILATTDPLKLPTTVLSRTQHFRFKQISKYSIVKHLEFILSKEGVSYEKEALEILARSGGGSLRDTLTLLDQAIIYGANNVTANGVASMLGLLDPDKIEDIITHILNHDKNAIRVLTTELESYDPEMIIDEILANLKQKFVENDSRISLLVYERFFRILAKAKGMLNLSSDNGFVLMLMLFMMIEALNLQSIDDAIETVISKNDEISTQTIQNSTQTPQIIPAKKQGPYELFLTKIYDRNYDLGEFFKEFVDFSFFNNNELGLIVKAKDENLEYFKKNWKILNEILRTLFGQNAKIVNAKNDESKTQVQTHKEPLPKDSARSELDELDTEISKLNANKPESTNDSKTEIKSEPKSLKNDFASMLNTEPKTPEEIQKQKEQRILKEANRLFGEPTIES, translated from the coding sequence TTGCAAGCGCTAGCCTTAAAATATCGCCCTAAAAATTTTGACGAACTAATAGGTCAAGAAGCAGTTAGCAAAAGCCTAATACACGCACTTGACGAAGGTCGCATCAGTCATGCGTATCTATTTTCAGGGCTTAGAGGAAGCGGTAAAACATCGAGTGCTAGGATATTTTCAAAAGCACTAGTGTGCGAAAAAGGTCCTACTTCAAGGCCGTGTGAGGTGTGTCCGCAGTGCGTGATGGCAAATGAGTCACGCCACATGGATATCATCGAGATGGACGCAGCTAGTCACAGAAAGATCGACGACATAAGAGAGCTTATCGAGCAAACAAAATATGCCCCAGCAATGGCTAGATATAAAATTTTTATCATTGACGAGGTGCATATGCTCACAAAAGAGGCGTTTAATGCACTCTTAAAAACACTAGAAGAGCCGCCAAGCTACGTCAAATTTATCCTTGCAACAACCGATCCATTAAAACTGCCAACCACCGTACTTTCAAGGACGCAACATTTTAGATTTAAGCAAATAAGCAAATACAGCATCGTAAAACATTTAGAATTTATCCTCAGCAAAGAGGGCGTTAGCTACGAAAAAGAAGCACTTGAGATATTAGCAAGAAGTGGTGGAGGCTCACTAAGAGACACACTAACGCTGCTTGATCAAGCTATCATTTACGGAGCAAACAATGTCACGGCAAATGGTGTAGCATCTATGCTAGGTCTTCTTGATCCAGATAAGATCGAAGATATAATAACTCACATACTAAATCACGACAAAAACGCCATTAGAGTACTAACAACTGAGCTTGAGAGCTACGATCCAGAGATGATCATAGATGAAATTTTGGCAAATTTAAAACAAAAATTTGTAGAAAATGACTCCAGAATTTCTCTTCTAGTTTATGAGAGATTTTTCAGGATCCTGGCTAAGGCCAAAGGGATGCTAAATTTAAGCAGTGATAATGGCTTTGTACTAATGCTAATGCTTTTTATGATGATAGAGGCGCTAAATTTACAAAGCATCGATGATGCTATTGAAACAGTTATTTCAAAAAATGATGAAATTTCCACCCAAACTATACAAAATAGCACTCAAACTCCGCAAATCATTCCTGCTAAAAAACAAGGCCCATACGAGCTATTTCTGACAAAAATTTATGACCGAAACTATGATCTTGGTGAGTTTTTTAAAGAATTTGTAGATTTTAGCTTTTTTAACAACAACGAGCTTGGACTAATAGTAAAAGCAAAAGATGAAAATCTCGAATATTTTAAGAAAAACTGGAAAATACTAAATGAGATATTGCGTACGCTTTTTGGACAAAATGCAAAAATAGTAAATGCAAAAAATGACGAATCAAAAACACAAGTGCAAACACATAAGGAGCCACTTCCAAAAGATAGTGCAAGAAGCGAACTTGACGAGCTTGACACAGAAATTTCAAAGCTAAATGCCAATAAACCTGAAAGCACAAACGACTCAAAGACCGAGATAAAAAGTGAACCCAAAAGTCTAAAAAATGACTTTGCTTCGATGCTAAATACTGAGCCAAAAACACCAGAAGAGATACAAAAACAAAAAGAGCAAAGGATACTAAAAGAGGCCAATAGGCTTTTTGGCGAGCCAACTATTGAGAGTTAG
- a CDS encoding transcriptional regulator, with the protein MGKMTKRDMAYHLDVDVATLYNWRKHKPNLYRIVMLGFKFDELIEQSKKTCNELCEYENLINQDIEKFSK; encoded by the coding sequence GTGGGTAAGATGACAAAACGTGATATGGCTTATCATTTAGATGTTGATGTCGCAACGCTTTACAACTGGCGAAAACACAAGCCCAACCTTTATCGTATCGTGATGCTTGGATTTAAATTTGACGAGCTTATCGAGCAGAGCAAGAAGACTTGCAACGAGCTTTGCGAATATGAAAATTTAATCAATCAAGACATAGAAAAATTTAGTAAATAA
- a CDS encoding outer membrane protein, which yields MKNVVLKVALGLSLASAAALAQGAFVGFEGDYSFNSNLTAKSDNGKSKAKKAQPGLGIKAGYDFDVARVYGAYIYDFQAKKSLGDEDGTIIKWKTHKFIVGADYTPSVAKDLKLVLGGYTGFSKLKMDVFDTHDGSEKGNATGWILGARVGAEYSINENNAVEFGLKADRTDYGKINKFNLVDIKETNVGLYMGYTYKF from the coding sequence ATGAAAAATGTAGTTTTAAAGGTTGCTTTAGGCTTAAGCCTAGCTAGTGCCGCTGCTTTAGCGCAAGGAGCGTTTGTGGGATTTGAAGGAGATTATTCTTTTAATTCAAATTTAACAGCAAAAAGTGACAATGGCAAATCAAAAGCTAAAAAAGCACAACCCGGTCTTGGCATAAAAGCTGGTTATGACTTTGACGTAGCTAGAGTTTATGGTGCTTACATATATGACTTTCAAGCCAAAAAGTCACTTGGTGACGAAGATGGCACAATAATAAAATGGAAAACACATAAATTTATAGTTGGAGCTGACTACACTCCAAGCGTAGCAAAAGATCTTAAACTAGTTCTTGGTGGCTACACTGGTTTTTCAAAACTTAAAATGGATGTGTTTGACACACATGATGGCTCTGAAAAAGGCAACGCAACTGGCTGGATACTAGGTGCAAGAGTTGGTGCCGAATACTCTATCAACGAAAATAATGCGGTTGAGTTTGGTCTAAAAGCTGATAGAACCGACTACGGTAAGATCAATAAATTTAATTTAGTTGATATTAAAGAGACAAACGTCGGTCTTTATATGGGATATACATATAAATTTTAA
- the ccoS gene encoding cbb3-type cytochrome oxidase assembly protein CcoS, producing the protein MDTTTLAMLVFISVLMGAALLFGVLWGIKNRQFEDYRKFLDGANLDDEDALNEAYALELRKKEALKKRLEASKKEQANSQ; encoded by the coding sequence GTGGATACAACGACTCTTGCGATGCTTGTTTTTATCTCGGTTTTGATGGGGGCGGCCCTGCTTTTTGGCGTGCTTTGGGGGATAAAAAATAGGCAGTTTGAAGACTACCGCAAATTTTTAGACGGAGCAAATTTAGACGACGAAGACGCGCTAAATGAAGCTTATGCGCTTGAACTTCGCAAAAAAGAGGCTCTAAAAAAGAGGCTAGAAGCTAGCAAAAAGGAGCAGGCTAACTCTCAATAG
- a CDS encoding GNAT family N-acetyltransferase, which yields MKFQIRKATRADIDVICELVRELASYEKMSDQVTFTNEIFTDSIFNKNHAKALICESEGRAIGYAIYFYTFSTFLGLGGIYLEDIYVKKEFRNQGIGKAFFKFLAQICKDENLKRLEWCCLNWNEPSIKFYESMGAKNQSLEWRTYRLDGENLENLLNL from the coding sequence ATGAAATTTCAAATAAGAAAAGCAACGAGAGCTGATATAGACGTGATCTGTGAGCTTGTAAGAGAGCTTGCTAGCTATGAAAAGATGAGTGATCAAGTCACTTTTACAAATGAAATTTTTACAGACTCCATCTTTAATAAAAATCACGCAAAAGCCCTTATATGCGAGAGTGAGGGCAGGGCGATAGGATATGCTATCTATTTTTACACATTTTCTACATTTTTAGGGCTTGGCGGGATCTATCTTGAGGACATTTATGTCAAAAAAGAGTTTAGAAATCAAGGCATCGGCAAGGCTTTTTTTAAATTTCTAGCTCAAATTTGCAAGGATGAAAATTTAAAAAGGCTTGAGTGGTGCTGTCTAAACTGGAATGAGCCAAGTATCAAATTTTATGAAAGCATGGGCGCTAAAAATCAATCTCTTGAGTGGAGAACCTACCGCTTAGACGGCGAAAATTTAGAAAATTTATTAAATTTATAG
- a CDS encoding heavy metal translocating P-type ATPase: MKCRCAHCKQSFDESAMIEAKGGLKFCCVGCKGVYEILNESGLGEFYERLGKNTLNPASSGVNVKNLAANFSELVTKEGEFSKISLLIDGITCSACIWLLEKALFSLPGILEVNINSLSQKAVIIYDEQELLVEQIIEKIYAVGYTPKAYAASQKEDELVKKRRNFYAKALVGVFATMNIMWLAIAQYGGYFSGIRSDVKDLLSFAQFVLATPVLFYTGSEFFKGAKIAIKNASPNMDLLVITGASITYIYSIFAMLTRSGESYFDSVAMIITFVFIGKFLEILGKKKALETSNFLSDMLLAKVCVLEDGKDILKEPKDVNLGEKIVLRSGERALLDGVVLSGEASIDSSSLTGETLPLLLSSGGEVKSGVVCLNGQIVYEARQIFKNSYLNKLINLLQNAELKKPNIELAVNKIASKFSLGVLTLAFFTFWFWYFKFSFSEAVVTAVSVIVIACPCALALATPVSSVCALGVAFKNKVLFKEAKFFESLAKCDVAVFDKTGTLTKAKFEVGEFFIKEDVSIDKIYSLCLISNHQISVAVAEFLKQKGAKKVELENANLSVAKGVSADILSERFVAGSRRFLAENGVKFEESEENVSFFVGKHGELVAKFYLKDSVKPEAKALMDELKSAGMKVCILSGDVQNVVKNVADELGVSEFGAGMLPDEKAKFIAGLKQQGKKVLMVGDGINDAAALSLAHVAICMGSGAAVSLEKSDVVLLDDSLQSLAKAVKISKFTYKTIKQNLLFCLLYNVLSLPFAVCGYVMPLFAALFMSASSLSVILNSLFIVRKFKDK, translated from the coding sequence GTGAAGTGTAGGTGCGCTCACTGCAAGCAAAGCTTTGATGAAAGCGCGATGATAGAGGCTAAAGGCGGGCTTAAGTTTTGTTGCGTTGGCTGCAAAGGCGTCTATGAAATTTTAAATGAAAGTGGCCTTGGCGAGTTTTATGAGCGACTTGGCAAAAACACGCTAAATCCTGCAAGTAGCGGCGTAAATGTCAAAAATTTAGCGGCAAATTTTAGCGAGCTAGTGACAAAAGAGGGCGAGTTTTCTAAAATTTCGCTTCTAATTGACGGCATCACCTGCTCAGCGTGCATCTGGCTGCTTGAAAAGGCGCTTTTTAGCCTACCTGGTATCTTGGAGGTAAATATCAACTCGCTTAGCCAAAAGGCAGTCATCATTTACGACGAACAAGAGCTTTTGGTGGAGCAAATAATAGAGAAAATTTACGCCGTTGGCTACACTCCAAAGGCCTACGCAGCGAGCCAAAAAGAGGACGAGCTAGTCAAAAAAAGGCGAAATTTCTACGCAAAAGCGCTTGTTGGCGTCTTTGCCACGATGAATATCATGTGGCTGGCGATCGCGCAGTATGGCGGCTACTTTAGCGGCATCAGAAGCGACGTGAAGGACCTGCTAAGCTTCGCGCAGTTTGTGCTGGCAACGCCTGTGCTTTTTTACACTGGCAGCGAGTTTTTCAAGGGGGCGAAGATCGCCATTAAAAACGCCTCGCCAAATATGGACTTGCTCGTTATCACGGGGGCTAGTATAACCTATATCTACTCGATATTTGCGATGCTTACAAGAAGTGGCGAGAGCTATTTTGACTCGGTTGCGATGATCATAACCTTTGTTTTTATCGGTAAATTTTTAGAAATTTTAGGCAAGAAAAAGGCGCTTGAGACCTCAAATTTCTTAAGCGATATGCTGCTTGCAAAGGTGTGCGTTTTAGAGGATGGCAAGGACATTTTAAAAGAGCCAAAAGATGTAAATTTAGGCGAAAAGATCGTGCTTAGATCAGGCGAGAGGGCGCTACTTGATGGGGTGGTGCTTAGTGGTGAGGCAAGCATCGATAGCTCAAGCTTAACAGGTGAGACTTTGCCACTTTTGCTAAGCTCTGGGGGCGAGGTAAAAAGTGGTGTTGTCTGTCTAAACGGGCAGATCGTCTATGAGGCAAGGCAAATTTTTAAAAACTCATATCTTAATAAGCTTATAAATTTGCTCCAAAACGCAGAGCTAAAAAAGCCAAATATCGAGCTAGCAGTCAATAAAATCGCCTCGAAATTCTCTCTTGGCGTGCTAACTCTGGCATTTTTTACATTTTGGTTTTGGTACTTTAAATTTAGCTTTTCAGAAGCGGTAGTGACAGCTGTTAGCGTCATCGTGATCGCTTGCCCTTGTGCGCTTGCCCTTGCCACGCCAGTTAGCAGCGTTTGCGCCCTTGGGGTTGCCTTTAAAAACAAGGTGCTTTTTAAGGAGGCTAAATTTTTTGAAAGCCTTGCAAAGTGCGACGTGGCAGTATTTGACAAGACTGGAACGCTTACAAAGGCTAAATTTGAAGTTGGCGAGTTTTTTATAAAAGAGGACGTGAGTATTGATAAAATTTACTCGCTTTGCCTCATCTCAAACCACCAAATAAGCGTGGCAGTGGCTGAGTTTTTAAAGCAAAAAGGCGCAAAAAAAGTTGAGCTTGAAAATGCAAATTTAAGCGTGGCAAAGGGAGTTAGCGCTGATATTTTGAGTGAGCGTTTTGTCGCTGGAAGCAGGCGCTTTTTGGCTGAAAATGGAGTGAAATTTGAAGAGAGCGAAGAAAATGTGAGCTTTTTTGTGGGCAAGCATGGCGAGCTGGTGGCTAAATTTTACCTAAAAGATAGCGTAAAGCCCGAGGCAAAGGCTTTGATGGACGAACTAAAGAGTGCTGGCATGAAGGTGTGCATCCTAAGTGGCGACGTGCAAAATGTGGTAAAAAACGTGGCAGATGAGCTTGGCGTGAGCGAGTTTGGAGCAGGGATGCTGCCTGATGAAAAGGCTAAATTTATAGCTGGTCTTAAGCAGCAGGGCAAAAAGGTGCTGATGGTTGGAGACGGCATAAACGACGCAGCCGCGCTTAGCCTTGCTCACGTGGCTATTTGCATGGGAAGTGGTGCTGCAGTGAGCTTAGAGAAAAGCGACGTGGTGCTACTTGATGATAGCTTGCAAAGCCTTGCAAAAGCGGTGAAAATTTCAAAATTTACTTATAAAACGATAAAGCAAAATTTACTTTTTTGCCTGCTTTATAACGTCCTTAGCCTGCCATTTGCCGTGTGTGGCTACGTCATGCCGCTATTTGCCGCGCTTTTCATGTCGGCAAGCTCGCTAAGCGTCATACTAAACTCGCTTTTTATAGTTAGAAAATTTAAGGACAAATAG
- a CDS encoding helix-turn-helix transcriptional regulator → MHPILKAFIPTANLIQKSSPFACEVVLHDLSHPQRSVVYVTGDVTGRKVGQSFDHLVSEVLNSKNFKDDYVANYFFTKDEKLVKSSTAFIRDEHGEIIGAICVNVDASVAKSLFEMAGNFLKTSENEPKSEQNDDVMQIVLNLIDKIIAKNEGKKLKKEQKLELVGFMNEKGIFNIKGAIEVVAAKLNVSKITIYGYLDQLKKKRP, encoded by the coding sequence ATGCATCCTATATTAAAGGCATTTATCCCAACGGCAAATCTCATACAAAAAAGCTCGCCATTTGCTTGCGAAGTCGTCCTGCACGATCTCTCTCACCCGCAGCGCTCAGTCGTATATGTAACTGGCGACGTTACTGGCAGAAAGGTCGGACAAAGCTTTGACCACCTTGTAAGTGAGGTCTTAAATAGCAAGAATTTCAAAGACGACTATGTGGCGAACTACTTTTTTACCAAGGATGAAAAGCTAGTGAAGTCTTCAACTGCCTTTATCAGAGACGAGCACGGCGAGATCATCGGAGCGATATGCGTAAATGTCGATGCTAGCGTGGCAAAGAGCCTTTTTGAAATGGCTGGGAATTTCTTAAAAACGAGCGAAAATGAGCCAAAAAGCGAGCAAAACGACGATGTGATGCAGATCGTCTTAAATTTGATCGACAAGATCATCGCCAAAAACGAGGGCAAAAAGCTCAAAAAGGAGCAAAAGCTAGAACTCGTGGGCTTTATGAACGAAAAGGGCATTTTTAACATAAAGGGCGCTATCGAGGTCGTGGCAGCCAAGCTAAACGTCTCAAAGATCACGATATATGGCTATTTAGACCAGCTTAAAAAGAAGCGCCCGTGA